In Gigantopelta aegis isolate Gae_Host chromosome 14, Gae_host_genome, whole genome shotgun sequence, the following proteins share a genomic window:
- the LOC121388290 gene encoding inositol monophosphatase 1-like, giving the protein MSVSVSEQQLNEWFDSALCIARKAGVVIRDALHKEKSVETKISHADLVTESDRAVEKMVMDFVSSKYPSHKFIGEESAVDGQPCKYTNDPTWIVDPIDGTTNFVHQIPEVSFSLGIAVNKQIVIGIVYVPEHEKMYTAKRGKGAFCNGEKISVNKEDSLKDAVVICEGGNSRDPSVLKTKMRNMEAIISSSHGIRAYGSAAIDMCKVASGCCEAYSEYGIHCWDIAAGQIIVEEAGGVVMDPAGGNLDLMSRRVLCASTESLAKQLSAILTHLDLQRD; this is encoded by the exons ATGTCGGTGTCTGTCTCAGAGCAGCAGCTGAATGAATGGTTTGATTCGGCTCTGTGCATCGCAAGGAAGGCAGGTGTG GTCATACGAGATGCTCTGCACAAAGAGAAAAGTGTCGAGACTAAAATAAGTCACGCTGACCTCGTCACGGAATCGGACCGTGCCGTGGAAAAGATGGTAATGGATTTCGTCAGCAGCAAGTACCCGTCACACAA GTTTATAGGGGAGGAGTCTGCAGTGGATGGTCAACCGTGTAAGTACACCAACGATCCGACGTGGATTGTGGATCCCATTGATGGAACGACAAACTTCGTACATCA AATTCCAGAAGTTTCATTTTCACTTGGAATTGCTGTAAACAAACAG attgTGATAGGAATTGTGTATGTACCAGAGCACGAGAAGATGTACACTGCTAAACGAGGAAAAGGAGCTTTCTGTAATGGAGAGAAAATTTCCGTCAACAAGGAAGACA gTCTGAAAGATGCGGTGGTAATCTGCGAGGGAGGTAACTCTCGAGACCCATCTGTTCTAAAAACAAAGATGCGCAATATGGAAGCAATTATTAGTTCCTCTCACGG tatacGTGCCTATGGGTCAGCCGCTATTGACATGTGTAAGGTGGCCAGTGGCTGCTGTGAAGCATACAGTGAGTACGGGATCCACTGCTGGGATATTGCAGCAGGGCAGATCATCGTGGAAGAAGCGGGTGGGGTGGTTATGGACCCTGCAG GTGGCAACCTTGATTTGATGAGTCGGCGAGTTTTGTGTGCATCCACAGAAAGTTTGGCAAAACAGCTATCGGCCATTTTGACCCACTTGGACTTACAACGAGACTGA